A stretch of Cicer arietinum cultivar CDC Frontier isolate Library 1 chromosome 5, Cicar.CDCFrontier_v2.0, whole genome shotgun sequence DNA encodes these proteins:
- the LOC101513700 gene encoding protein TAB2 homolog, chloroplastic: protein MATLSFNSTKFKTPTFKYTNTTIPKHSSSKPTIKFPFSTISKKHSLQLQPCSASETSATTTTQKDIEEEKDDPTAETCYLDPEADPDTLLSWELDFCSRPILDARGKKLWELVVCDKSLSLQYTKYFPNNVINSITLKDSIVAICDDLDLPIPRNIRFFRSQMQTIITKACKELGIRALPSKRCLSLLLWLEERYETVYMMHPGFQKGSKPLLPLDNPFPTKLPDDLFGERWAFVQLPYSAVREEASASEERFGYGSGLDLDLLGIEIDDKTLIPGLAVASSRAKILSAFMNGLELCTIEADTARANLTLSVGISTRYVYATYKKSPTSTKEAEAWEAAKKASGGLHFLAIQDELDSEDCIGFWLLLDLPPPPV, encoded by the exons ATGGCTACTCTAAGCTTCAACTCCACCAAATTCAAAACCCCAACTTTCAAATACACCAACACCACCATCCCCAAACATTCCTCTTCAAAACCCACCATAAAGTTCCCATTTTCCACCATTTCCAAAAAACACTCCCTTCAACTCCAACCATGTTCTGCATCAGAAACctcagcaacaacaacaacacagaaagatattgaagaagaaaaagatgaCCCAACTGCTGAAACTTGTTATCTTGATCCAGAAGCTGATCCTGACACCTTGTTAAGCTGGGAGTTGGATTTTTGTTCTAGACCTATTCTTGATGCTAGAGGAAAGAAACTTTGGGAGCTTGTTGTTTGTGATAAATCTTTGTCACTTCAATATACTAAGTATTTTCCAAATAATGTTATTAATAGTATCACTCTTAAGGATTCTATTGTTGCTATTTGTGATGACTTGGATCTTCCAATACCTAGAAACATTCGCTTCTTTAG GTCACAGATGCAGACAATTATTACAAAAGCATGTAAGGAGCTTGGCATAAGAGCTCTTCCCAGTAAACGG TGTTTGTCATTACTTCTATGGCTAGAGGAACGCTATGAGACCGTATATATGATGCATCCTGGATTTCAAAAGGGATCTAAGCCTCTTTTGCCGTTAGACAACCCCTTCCCCACGAAACTTCCAGATGATCTTTTCGGGGAAAGATGGGCATTTGTTCAGTTACCTTACTCAG CTGTTCGAGAGGAGGCCTCGGCCTCGGAGGAAAGATTTGGATATGGTTCTGGGCTAGATCTTGATTTATTGGGTATTGAAATTGATGACAAGACGTTGATCCCAGGACTTGCTGTTGCATCTTCTCGTGCTAAAATATTATCAG CTTTTATGAATGGATTGGAACTCTGTACCATTGAAGCAGACACAGCTCGTGCGAACCTGACGCTCTCGGTCGGAATTTCTACTCGGTATGTATACGCAACCTATAAGAAAAGTCCAACCTCAACTAAAGAAGCTGAAGCTTGGGAAGCAGCTAAGAAAGCTTCTGGTGGTTTGCATTTCCTTGCAATCCAAGATGAGTTAGATTCTGAAGATTGTATTGGCTTCTGGCTTTTGCTAGACTTGCCACCTCCACCTGTATAA
- the LOC101513387 gene encoding F-box protein SKIP23-like — protein sequence MADWAELPREILQLISEFLQSELYIIRFRSVCSTWRSSISSNLHLYRPLQLPFPGDSMKVYSYANTKFKTNYDLSYPLSKPPPIPNHPQTLQHPWLIKIGPNSRDQTHLWHPFSREAYFPLHAPNVIDFNQLNVTHLGHEFVIGKIISRSPNQNYVNRDNLVLYHDTCHNGNVVLAINYCGKLAVFRCGEERWKIITETGVAFTDVCIFKGRTIAVDTTGRTVAVGPDFSLDLVAEAVFGSDFKYFVESDGELLLIDKYLSFDWEDRYSEYIDNFVFDGRNHFSFKVEMEKAVRFDVFRLHEKDKKWVEVTDLGDRVLFLGDGCSFSASASDLGVNGNCVVYWDDIHLEHSSTEIEMSIFHLDKRQISPLSDFPSYSKLFWPPPEWVRMVHN from the coding sequence ATGGCAGATTGGGCTGAACTCCCAAGAGAAATCCTCCAACTTATCTCCGAATTCCTCCAAAGCGAATTATATATCATTCGTTTCCGATCCGTATGTTCCACGTGGCGCTCTTCCATCTCAAGCAACCTTCATCTCTATCGTCCTTTACAATTACCATTCCCAGGAGACTCCATGAAGGTCTATTCCTACGCCAACACCAAATTCAAAACCAACTATGACCTTTCTTATCCTCTCTCCAAACCACCCCCAATTCCAAATCATCCTCAAACCCTACAACACCCTTGGTTAATCAAAATCGGTCCTAACTCACGTGACCAAACTCACCTCTGGCACCCTTTCTCACGTGAAGCATATTTCCCTCTTCATGCCCCTAACGTCATCGACTTCAACCAACTCAACGTCACCCATCTTGGACACGAATTCGTCATCGGTAAAATCATTTCCCGTTCTCCCAATCAAAACTATGTCAACAGGGACAATCTCGTTCTCTATCATGACACGTGTCACAACGGCAATGTTGTCCTCGCTATTAATTATTGCGGTAAACTCGCTGTTTTCCGATGTGGAGAGGAGCGCTGGAAGATTATTACTGAAACGGGGGTGGCTTTCACCGATGTCTGTATTTTCAAAGGCCGGACTATTGCCGTTGATACTACCGGCCGGACTGTCGCGGTCGGACCGGATTTCAGTTTGGATTTGGTGGCGGAGGCTGTGTTTGGTAGTGACTTTAAATACTTCGTGGAGAGTGATGGTGAATTGTTGCTAATTGATAAGTATTTGTCTTTCGATTGGGAGGATAGGTATTCGGAGtatattgataattttgtatttgatggtagaaatcatttttcttttaaggtTGAAATGGAGAAAGCTGTCAGATTTGATGTGTTTAGGCTTCATGAGAAGGACAAAAAGTGGGTGGAGGTCACTGATTTGGGGGATAGGGTTTTGTTTTTGGGGGATGGTTGTTCTTTTTCTGCTTCTGCTTCGGATTTGGGTGTTAATGGGAATTGTGTTGTATATTGGGATGATATTCATCTAGAGCATTCTTCCACGGAGATTGAGATGAGTATTTTTCACTTGGATAAACGTCAGATCTCACCTTTGTCTGATTTTCCGAGTTATTCCAAGTTGTTCTGGCCACCTCCGGAATGGGTCAGGATGGTTCACAACTAG